The following coding sequences lie in one Cryptococcus gattii WM276 chromosome L, complete sequence genomic window:
- a CDS encoding syntaxin, putative (Similar to TIGR gene model, INSD accession AAW45125.1), whose translation MARDRLGNVNRQYGEQPTPGPTYPPPGNGVVAPTRTANPYAQQTSVAAAAPGGYGAQGGYGASAGNPYAQTGQAGNPYATGGQYGQQEQYAMGGVNGGAGEDFWTELSNTNSLLSQLQEQIQAVRTAHQTSLTSTDPQAAAYAAQLNDQARVQREECKNQIKTLYKLAKGDRAQKTQAEGVKSRFQGLLQEHQVIEKEFRKKVKDRVERQYKIVNPNATEEEIREVTESDNPQVFSQALLNSNRYGAARGAYREVQERHAEIQKIEKTLTELAQMFQEMAMLVEQQDETIVNVETQAHGVDTDIKAGLVQTDKAVDSARRARRKKWICFWIVVLIIVILAVILGAYFGTKK comes from the exons ATGGCTCGAGACAGGCTTGGAAACGTC AACCGACAATACGG TGAACAACCCACTCCCGGACCCACCTACCCACCGCCCGGTAACGGTGTTGTCGCCCCCACTCGGACTGCCAACCCGTACGCCCAGCAGACGTCTGTCGCTGCCGCTGCCCCTGGTGGGTACGGCGCTCAGGGTGGCTACGGTGCGAGCGCTGGTAACCCGTATGCCCAAACCGGTCAAGCTGGGAATCCCTACGCTACAGGAGGACAATATGGACAGCAAGAACAGTACGCAATGGGTGGAGTTAATGGTGGTGCCGGCGAGGATTTCTGGACCGAATTAAGCAACACGAACTCTCTGTTGAGTCAGTTGCAGGAGCAGATTCAGGCTGTCAGAACAGCGCACCAGACTAGTTTG ACCTCAACGGACCCCCAGGCCGCTGCATACGCCGCCCAACTCAACGACCAAGCTCGTGTGCAACGGGAAGAGTGCAAAAACCAGATCAAAACCCTTTACAAGCTCGCCAAGGGCGACCGTGCCCAAAAGACCCAGGCCGAGGGTGTCAAGTCTCGTTTCCAAGGCCTGTTGCAGGAACATCAGGTAATTGAAAAGGAGTTTAGAAAGAAGGTCAAGGACAGAGTGGAGAGACAGTACAAGATTGTGAACCCTAATGCTACTGAAGAGGAAATCAGGGAGGTTACCGAGAGTGATAACCCTCAGGTCTTCTCACAAGCT TTGTTAAACTCTAACCGATATGGTGCTGCTCGAGGTGCATACAGGGAGGTGCAGGAGCGACATGCCGAGATTCAGAAAATTGAAAAGACTCTTACGGAGCTTGCCCAAATGTTCCAAGAAATGGCCATGCTCGTTGAACAGCAAGATGAAACAATCGTTAATGTGGAGACACAAGCACACGGAGTGGATACAGACATCAAGGCAGG ATTGGTGCAGACGGACAAGGCGGTAGACAGTGCAAGGCGTGCTAGGAGAAAGAAGTGGATCTGTTTCTGGATTGTCG TCCTTATCATTGTCATTCTCGCTGTCATTCTGGGTGCCTACTTTGGTACCAAGAAGTAA
- a CDS encoding cellular morphogenesis-related protein, putative (Similar to TIGR gene model, INSD accession AAW45123.1), translating to MAHSSPPLNTQPSESRLKRPASQSRLTQLLVPGRSRSGSTTSQASVNIEDSGSSGRATPEGRTRIGKAAAASLLANDSKYKRFKQQVDKALQSFEGINEWADFISFLSKLLKTLQTPSPPYHEIPRKLIVSKRLAQCLNPALPSGVHQRALDVYSYIFSIIGTDGLQRDLAIWSSGLFPFFQYAATSVRPLLINIYETYYLPLGENLRPATKAFVLALLPGMEEEAGDFFDKILFLLDRLSGAISPSFFLQNVFLILITSPVSRLAALNYLARRMTKPPDHPDATIETGLLVRGLGAALDDENILVRRNALDLLLRVLKLEGKILKEAELSDKQLLTNSVTSVVLQKELSLSRRVYSWLLGTSEAPNDQTDYFKTYGLDLLSSTLLLKMENAMVEGNEGRENDPQKPFKIFLSLLDKWEIGGVLSERVAIPALRIIMDASTSGLTEASSMASALYEAVEPSIIWKALYYPVEERIVQGNKGDVALVSWLLDNVPQKDEEIAALHLPLLLDRILELIECDNIAADHLPEAIRLAVSLVQHIPATVFSKSSSTFHRPHTEDPPLSQVLYEQKQHPLDIEIRLHTQLLPHIVQSAFSISIAALKGSDPTILLHALNIISVLIDCEAPALEEVDGHIWLNAMVDSLSRVKAFVVVEALVVVTLKASRSNLMKSGIPVTSDKTMSAILDSLFQYLQPSASLYHSRAVELLWDYNQLAEIHTLENVIARRMTKSPTVDSAFEAFGIFWRLTDDSMLPGEIFHVPICIVLGSLKSTDPDVQRQAETWLRLNLRSYFRILDPLLSRLLDPSIKYDSAQGTYDGLVDLNLIRHQIECVTALFQFGGQGLCKACQAEELNGSLYPTFISRAENGFPGVKGYMELICLLLVRFVEAETSPQMGRKVSPLILRVQSAALSLLQMIVSRGEVSQPLISSLKTTLASKLLSAVQARRLTLQSKMLHLLHSAINASSSRREPSSHVPSQTHRRGTSSATEKRSSVDVSVSDFEHQLVVTVMQGVATPSNIPVLQHWIDFVLMTVPLLVNRPNLLYTLAECFSQETRELVQRIQEGHEKQSSLQDGKDTIVILDEELNITDAEVIMTLNALERVLTILSNPTSGKIDDSASGQGESGSRILGLVSTVFTVEAPSNESKPESPRYLDDAVHALLVTWSATLQASEAGDERAREENSHQTYVNIRGRTRKVLEKVFRASPLSVISSCVHVWSLRSEQVSDVAIFDCVDTLTPSAQNVVELVCDSVSGKSGKAFSDYRADPSYLAFLEAYVSRLEAPIAVQVWSTLFGFARELVSTTTTAFTRSHLYALLQCLNDLSLTILNTTALEDRRLRRDLQDTYAKTLDLVVSNSLKIAEAGIWDRPDITKDVESNKEDDVDVEKGLVKIYDYLATAVIPNLRLLLIEPDRVNSACSGIIVAIVNPAFRRQRVDAPILRLVLEISRISCTTKTWRPLVSDFFGDHRLFKSKPSIETDYWKQLILALFTSDKERFPDLLSRITSTSSANINIFTNREQEMAGKCGNLRRLSLILLAAERNHYLGLLPAIQERLVEMLRSGNVSARVHSEVYLCLRVLMCRISPQHLTNFWPVILAELLRIFEQTLEELPEDGSEELLLILAACKFLDLLLVIQSEDFQIHQWMFVTDTTDAAYPPEEHTPDAMMDRLAELLTELGSRGGDTEVSPSEPSLVLTSPINRLSKSLRRPRLAEVTSIASLQQLQTFFARASMDTFESVYAEAAVDWNGIEEGLLGEIFDA from the exons ATGGCCCATTCCTCGCCACCACTGAATACCCAGCCTTCCGAATCCCGCCTGAAACGTCCTGCATCGCAGAGTCGCCTCACGCAGCTTCTCGTCCCGGGACGGTCACGTAGCGGCTCGACAACATCACAAGCCAGCGTGAACATCGAAGATAGTGGGAGCAGCGGCAGAGCAACTCCTGAAGGTAGGACACGAATTGGCAAGG CTGCGGCTGCATCGCTATTGGCAAATGACTCAAAGTACAAGCGATTCAAGCAGCAGGTTGACAAAGCTTTACAGTCATTTGAGGGCATCAATGAATGGGCAGATTTCATATCCTTTTTGTCCAAGTTACTTAAG ACGTTGCAAACACCGTCACCGCCGTATCACGAAATACCCAGGAAGCTTATCGTCTCCAAAAGGTTGGCACAATGCCTGAATCCTGCGCTACCTTCAGGGGTTCATCAACGTGCACTCGATGTCTATTCCTATATATTCAGCATAATTGGG ACTGATGGTCTTCAGCGAGACTTGGCCATATGGTCCTCAGGTCTTTTTCCATTCTTCCAATATGCTGCCACATCGGTTCGCCCCTTATTGATTAACATTTACGAAACCTATTATCTGCCACTAGGGGAGAACTTGCGGCCGGCCACGAAAGCTTTTGTGCTGGCTTTGTTGCCTggaatggaagaagaggcaggGGACTTCTTTGACAAA ATCCTTTTCTTGCTCGACCGTCTGTCTGGTGCCATCTCCCCgtctttcttcctccaaaACGTATTCCTAATTCTTATCACTTCCCCGGTATCGCGTCTCGCAGCCCTCAATTACCTCGCTCGGCGGATGACAAAGCCCCCAGACCATCCAGATGCCACCATTGAGACCGGCTTATTGGTAAGAGGACTGGGTGCGGCATTGGATGACGAGAACATACTTGTCCGAAGGAACGCGTTGGATCTTTTACTGAGAGTGCTAAAGCTGGAAGGCAAAATTCTGAA GGAGGCGGAGCTCAGTGATAAACAATTGCTTACCAATTCCGTTACCAGCGTTGTCCTTCAGAAAGAACTCTCGCTCAGTCGGCGAGTATACAGCTGGCTTCTCGGAACAAGCGAGGCGCCTAATGATCAGACAGACTACTTCAAAACCTATGGCTTGGATTTACTTTCCTCGACACTCTTGCTCAAGATGGAAAATGCGATGGTGGAGGGGAAcgagggaagagaaaatGATCCGCAAAAACCGTTCAAAATCTTTCTATCGCTCTTGGATAAGTGGGAAATTGGGGGGGTGTTGTCTGAGAGGGTAGCAATACCAGCTCTTAGGATCATAATGGATGCGTCAACATCCGGCTTGACCGAA GCGTCAAGTATGGCCAGCGCTCTATATGAAGCAGTGGAGCCATCTATCATTTGGAAAGCGCTGTACTACCCTGTCGAGGAAAGAATCGTGCAGGGGAATAAAGGCGATGTCGCCCTTGTCTCTTGGCTACTGGATAATGTGCCACaaaaggatgaggagattGCAGCTTTGCATCTCCCTCTACTGCTCGATAGGATCCTAGAGCTTATAGAG TGCGATAACATAGCTGCTGATCATCTCCCTGAGGCAATCCGGCTTGCGGTCTCTCTTGTCCAACACATCCCCGCAACCGTGTTTTCAAAGTCCTCGTCGACTTTTCATCGCCCTCATACCGAAGACCCTCCCCTCTCTCAAGTTCTGTACGAACAAAAACAACACCCGCTTGACATTGAAATCCGACTTCATACCCAGCTTCTTCCCCATATTGTTCAATCTGCTTTTTCAATCTCCATAGCTGCCCTTAAAGGATCAGATCCCACCATTTTACTCCATGCCCTTAATATCATAAGTGTCCTGATAGATTGCGAGGCCCCTGCGCTGGAAGAAGTAGACGGACATATATGGTTGAATGCAATGGTGGACAGCCTATCAAGGGTAAAAGCATTTGTGGTGGTTGAGGCGCTGGTGGTGGTCACACTCAAGGCTAGCAGGTCAAATCTAATGAAGTCAGGGATACCGGTGACATCAGACAAGACAATGTCTGCTATTCTAGATTCC CTTTTCCAATACCTGCAACCATCAGCGTCACTTTATCACAGTCGGGCGGTTGAGCTTCTTTGGGACTATAATCAGCTTGCAGAGATACATACTCTGGAAAATGTCATCGCACGCAGGATGACCAAGTCGCCTACTGTCGATTCTGCTTTCGAGGCATTCGGCATCTTCTGGCGACTGACAG ATGACTCGATGCTTCCTGGTGAAATATTCCATGTTCCTATTTGTATTGTGCTGGGATCTCTAAAATCCACGGATCCCGACGTCCAGCGTCAAGCTGAGACATGGCTGCGCCTCAATCTTCGTTCATATTTTAGAATACTTGACCCTCTTCTCAGTCGCCTTCTCGACCCTTCAATCAAATATGATTCCGCTCAAGGAACATACGATGGCCTTGTGGACCTGAATTTGATAAGGCATCAGATAGAGTGTGTTACTGCTCTTTTTCAATTTGGTGGTCAAGGGTTGTGCAAAGCCTGCCAGGCAGAAGAATTGAATGGTTCTTTATACCCGACATTTATCTCAAGGGCAGAAAATGGTTTTCCTGGTGTGAAGGGATATATGGAACTGATTTGTCTACTTCTGGTTAG GTTTGTTGAAGCGGAGACGAGTCCGCAGATGGGCAGAAAAGTTTCGCCTCTGATACTTCGCGTGCAAAGTGCTGCCCTTTCCTTATTACAGATGATAGTATCTCGTGGGGAAGTTTCCCAGCCACTCATATCATCTCTCAAAACCACGCTCGCCAGCAAGCTACTCTCCGCAGTCCAGGCAAGGCGACTCACTTTGCAAAGTAAAATGCTTCACCTCCTTCACTCTGCTATCAACGCTTCTTCTTCCCGCCGTGAACCGTCTTCCCATGTACCTAGCCAGACACATCGGCGAGGTACCTCATCAGCCACGGAGAAGCGCTCGTCGGTCGATGTCTCGGTATCAGATTTTGAGCATCAGCTAGTCGTCACAGTAATGCAAGGTGTGGCAACGCCTTCTAATATCCCCGTCCTCCAACACTGGATCGACTTTGTGCTGATGACAGTACCTCTTTTGGTCAATCGGCCTAACCTCCTGTACACTCTAGCTGAGTGCTTTAGTCAGGAGACGCGGGAACTAGTGCAGCGTATCCAAGAGGGGCATGAAAAACAGTCCTCCCTACAAGATGGAAAAGACACTATTGTCATCCTGGATGAGGAGCTCAATATAACAGATGCAGAGGTCATTATGACTCTCAATGCTCTTGAGCGTGTGCTTACCATCTTGAGCAATCCCACGTCAGGGAAAATAGATGATTCTGCTTCCGGACAAGGCGAGAGTGGAAGTCGGATCCTCGGTTTGGTGTCCACAGTTTTTACCGTTGAAGCTCCGTCGAATGAGTCGAAACCTGAATCTCCGAGGTACCTAGACGACGCCGTTCATGCGTTGTTGGTAACCTGGTCCGCTACATTGCAAGCGTCGGAAGCCGGAGATGAGAGGGCGCGGGAAGAAAACAGCCACCAGACATATGTTAATATTCGAGGGCGAACAAGAAAAGTACTAGAGAAGGTGTTTAGGGCAAGCCCCTTGTCGGTCATTTCTAGCTGTGTGCATGTCTGGTCCCTACGGTCCGAACAAGTTTCG GATGTGGCAATATTCGATTGTGTTGATACACTAACACCAAGCGCTCAAAACGTTGTAGAGCTAGTCTGCGACTCGGTTTCTGGGAAATCGGGGAAAGCTTTTTCAGATTACAG AGCCGATCCGTCTTatcttgctttccttgAGGCATATGTTTCTCGGCTCGAGGCTCCTATTGCGGTCCAGGTTTGGTCAACCCTGTTTGGTTTTGCCCGAGAGCTCGTCTCCACAACAACTACAGCTTTTACCCGTTCTCACCTCTACGCGCTTCTTCA ATGTCTTAATGATTTGTCTCTAACAATATTAAACACTACCGCTTTAGAAGATCGTCGTTTGCGCCGAGATCTTCAAGATACCTATGCGAAGACTCTCGATCTCGTTGTCAGCAATTCCCTAAAAATCGCCGAGGCTGGGATATGGGATAGGCCTGACATAACTAAGGATGTGGAAAGCAacaaggaagatgatgttgaCGTAGAAAAAGGACTGGTAAAA ATCTACGACTATCTGGCGACCGCAGTCATACCCAATTTGAGATTGCTACTAATTGAGCCTGACCGAGTAAACTCAGCATGCAGCGGCATCATAGTGGCTATTGTCAACCCTGCTTTCCGAAGGCAACG CGTTGACGCACCGATCCTTCGTTTGGTCCTTGAGATATCTCGAATTAGCTGCACAACCAAGACATGGCGACCACTTGTCTCTGACTTCTTCGGTGATCATCGCCTCTTTAAATCGAAGCCCTCTATCGAAACGGATTACTGGAAGCAACTGATACTGGCACTCTTCACATCCGATAAAGAGCGGTTTCCCGATCTCCTTTCTCGCATCACATCGACAAGCTCTGCAAATATAAATATCTTTACAAACAGAGAACAAGAAATGGCTGGGAAATGCGGGAATCTGAGAAGACTGAGTCTTATACTGCTTGCAGCGGAAAGAAATCATTACCTCGGGCTGTTGCCGGCTATCCAAGAGAGATTGGTCGAGATGTTGCGATCGGGAAATGTGTCCGCTAGAGTGCATTCAGAG GTATATCTGTGTCTAAGAGTGTTAATGTGCAGAATCAGCCCGCAACATCTTACCAACTTTTGGCCCGTGATATTGGCTGAGCTT TTGCGTATATTCGAGCAGACGTTAGAGGAACTCCCCGAGGATGGATCGGAAGAATTGTTATTGATTCTGGCCGCTTGCAAATTCCTGGATCTACTGCTCGTCATTCAGTCTGAAGACTTCCAAAT TCACCAATGGATGTTTGTTACGGACACGACTGATGCGGCGTATCCTCCAGAAGAGCATACACCTGATGCTATGATGGACAGATTGGCCGAGCTGCTCACTGAATTAGGTTCCAGAGGCGGTGATACG GAAGTTTCACCTTCGGAACCCTCCCTCGTTTTGACATCCCCTATAAATCGGTTATCCAAGTCTCTTCGTCGACCTCGTTTAGCAGAGGTGACCTCCATCGCGAGCTTGCAGCAACTTCAAACATTCTTTGCGCGGGCGAGTATGGACACATTTGAAAGCGTTTATGCGGAGGCAGCCGTTGACTGGAACGGgattgaagaaggattATTGGGTGAGATCTTTGATGCTTAG
- a CDS encoding ABC transporter, putative (Similar to TIGR gene model, INSD accession AAW45126.1), whose translation MPLPPLTIIHYTYPILLSLPLPFLLTPVSPPSPPPPGLIPITVQRISPRRTLILTLLALLAFTSFLDVTVLIANVLSARVRYGDDLPLYLTGAQLGGEITYSLGGVVAWGVALIACLWRNKFSKSLAVLASLGAVGEIVNLVWLVKRDVNTGNSEKLFAILSFIPSSSRLLILPLLFLATLFPRVSYEPSDERSGLLATDSATNGRLLEPGTAGAYGTFATGNTTPANPPPQPEGQTEQQRREERAKQTKIKLTKALGSRRQPKKVLSWSEGWPKFKKLIPTLWPSTNRKLQVYVIITAVLILIQRFLNPLSPITLGWLVEALSSWQHPSDVWKALGAYLAVRMVNSYDFISIAQQYFWIPVVQYTDREMQMICFNHLLDLSLSYHTRRNTGEVMRIIDRGSAINELFRTILFSVVPTLSDTIIGFSVFIWLFGPWITFGILAIMVPYCVFSILATRYSQKYRREYIDTDVRQRGIVSDVLTNWESVKYFTSERREVSRFEEAVDEVMKVDYQWRMGLQVIYGVQSLLLVTAFAVGAILLSVKIMHGQANAATFVVYITYFGQFTQPLNQLSSLYKNISSDIIDAEKMLTLLGEKTEIKDDPDAKEMVITDGVIEFKNVTFSYDGTKDAIRNVSFKLEKGQSLALVGETGSGKSTILRLLYRFYDITSGHIYIDGQDISKVTQESLRRAIGIVPQDSVLWNDTIGANIAYGKPDASDEEIIEAAKAGRIHDKVMTFEDQYDTIVGERGVRLSGGEKQRVSLARMFLKSPFILVLDEATSALDTETEREIQKSLSNLAKGRTSLSIAHRLSTIINSDKIMVMKEGQILEIGSYKELIEKNGAFARMWKRQIYTEAELLEGDAIDKFASALPTADDFKAFRKEEYGEEKPQTGENDNSEQTVAATLDSNEGLKDQGGQKGPEPSGELANKPGYQVDTATPADQPGAQSFAEAVKSEPHEGIDKPATYAEAAADPSQSEETDDTDKQPVSSEVDGAVTESVPSVSELSADRNVPVTPKTAPFPSVDGSRRASYPAAQGTPVHRLSTFSTLSASPSASSLSRASPSSLRSDAVSGDSIKQGTPGASSNKEDKRRKRLSSIKGFVRRISDQGGLTRSASGLLKSPKPERGSGRNVDEGLAPESSEAGDELIDERTALLQGRDPIQGVATPPAPAGGQAAEQVERAEQALAPNSTSQPASIKTHSGSSSRKEKKKKKNRR comes from the exons ATGCCATTACCTCCTCTCACCATTATCCATTACACCTACCCTattctcctttccctcccCCTTCCATTCCTTCTTACCCCCGTCTCTCCCccttctccccctcctcctggTCTGATACCAATAACCGTCCAACGCATATCTCCTCGTCGAACACTTATCCTTACTCTCCTAGCGCTTCTTGCATTTACGTCATTCTTAGACGTCACTGTCCTTATCGCGAATGTCCTGTCCGCTAGGGTTCGGTATGGCGATGATCTGCCTCTCTACCTCACTGGCGCACAATTGGGCGGAGAGATTACTTATTCTCTGGGCGGTGTGGTTGCGTGGGGTGTGGCGTTGATTGCTTGCTTGTGGAGGAACAAGTTTTCCAAAAGTCTGGCAGTCTTAGCGTCGTTGGGAGCCGTTGGAGAAATTGTTAACCTCGTATGGCTTGTGAAAAGGGACGTGAACACTG GCAACTCGGAGAAGCTCTTCGCTATCCTCTCGTTCATCCCGAGTTCTTCACGTCTCCTTATATTGCCGTTGCTCTTCCTGGCCACCCTCTTCCCAAGAGTGTCGTATGAGCCCTCGGATGAACGTTCCGGGCTTCTGGCCACTGATTCTGCTACAAACGGTCGTTTGCTGGAACCCGGCACGGCAGGTGCGTACGGAACTTTTGCTACTGGCAACACCACTCCCGCGAACCCTCCTCCCCAGCCTGAAGGGCAGACTGAGCAACAACGTCGAGAAGAACGAGCGAAGCAAACGAAGATCAAGCTTACCAAGGCGCTGGGTTCGAGACGACAGCCGAAAAAGGTTCTTTCTTGGAGTGAGGGATGGCCAAAATTCAAGAAGCTAATACCCACTCTTTGGCCATCCACAAATAGGAAGCTTCAAGTCTACGTGATCATCACAGCGGTACTTATCTTAATCCAACGTTTTTTAAACCCTCTCTCGCCCATCACCCTTGGGTGGCTTGTTGAAGCATTGTCGAGCTGGCAGCATCCCAGCGATGTTTGGAAGGCTTTGGGTGCATACCTCGCAGTGAGGATGGTGAACAGTTATGATTTCATCAGTATCGCGCAACAATACTTTTGGATTCCCGTCGTCCAATATACCGACAGAGAAATGCAGATGATCTGCTTCAACCACCTTCTCGATCTTTCTCTCTCGTACCATACCCGACGAAACACGGGTGAGGTGATGCGTATCATCGATAGAGGTTCAGCTATCAATGAGCTCTTCCGCACAATTCTATTCAGTGTTGTGCCGACCTTGTCCGATACTATCATTGGCTTCTCAGTCTTCATTTGGTTATTCGGCCCTTGGATCACGTTTGGGATCCTTGCTATCATGGTCCCATATTGCGtcttctccatcctcgCTACCAGATATAGCCAAAAATACAGACGAGAGTACATCGACACCGATGTCCGACAACGAGGCATTGTCTCTGATGTTTTGACCAACTGGGAAAGCGTAAAGTACTTTACCTCTGAACGTCGCGAAGTTTCTCGTTTCGAAGAGGCGGTCGACGAGGTGATGAAAGTTGATTACCAATGGCGTATGGGTCTTCAAGTCATTTACGGGGTTCAGAGTTTGCTGCTGGTTACAGCTTTTGCTGTAGGCGCGATACTTCTCTCTGTCAAAATCATGCACGGACAAGCAAACGCCGCGACATTTGTCGTGTACATCACCTACTTTGGGCAGTTTACACAACCGCTCAACCAGTTGAGTTCGCTTTACAAGAATATCAGTTCGGATATCATCGATGCCGAAAAGATGTTGACACTGTTGGGAGAAAAAACGGAGATCAAGGACGATCCTGATGCAAAGGAAATGGTAATCACTGATGGTGTCATTGAGTTCAAGAACGTCACCTTTTCCTATGATGGCACGAAGGATGCTATCAGAAATGTTTCATTCAAGTTGGAGAAAGGCCAGTCACTGGCATTAGTAGGTGAGACCGGTTCAGGCAAATCTACCATTCTCCGTCTCCTCTATCGCTTTTACGACATTACATCTGGTCATATCTACATTGACGGTCAAGACATCTCCAAGGTGACACAAGAATCGCTTCGTAGAGCCATTGGGATTGTACCTCAAGACTCGGTACTTTGGAATGACACCATCGGAGCCAATATTGCATACGGCAAGCCTGATGCGAGTGACGAAGAGATTATTGAGGCGGCAAAAGCAGGAAGGATACACGATAAAGTCATGACATTTGAGGATCAGTATGATACGATTGTGGGAGAACGAGGAGTACGACTGTCGGGAGGAGAGAAGCAGAGAGTCAGTCTCGCTAGAATGTTTTTGAAATCTCCATTTATCCTG GTTTTAGACGAAGCTACTAGTGCACTTGATACAGAGACAGAACGTGAAATCCAAAAGTCACTTTCGAACCTG GCTAAAGGCCGTACAAGTCTTTCTATCGCCCACCGACTTTCAACCATCATCAACTCGGACAAGATCATGGTTATGAAAGAAGGACAAATTCTCGAGATAGGAAGTTACAAGGAATTGATTGAGAAGAATGGCGCTTTTGCCAGGAT GTGGAAGCGACAGATTTACACTGAAGCCGAACTCCTTGAAGGCGACGCCATAGACAAATTCGCGAGTGCCTTACCTACTGCCGATGACTTTAAAGCTTTCAGAAAGGAAGAGTATGGTGAAGAGAAGCCCCAAACTGGTGAGAATGACAATAGCGAACAGACTGTTGCTGCTACTTTGGACTCCAACGAGGGATTAAAGGATCAAGGTGGCCAAAAGGGGCCCGAACCGTCTGGCGAGTTGGCAAATAAACCAGGGTATCAAGTAGATACTGCTACCCCTGCGGATCAACCTGGTGCACAGAGTTTTGCAGAAGCTGTCAAGTCTGAGCCCCACGAAGGGATAGACAAGCCGGCTACTTACGCCGAGGCTGCCGCTGATCCTTCCCAGTCAGAAGAAACAGATGACACGGACAAGCAACCTGTGTCCAGCGAAGTTGATGGAGCTGTTACAGAGTCGGTACCGAGCGTATCTGAGCTTTCTGCGGACCGTAATGTTCCTGTCACTCCCAAAACTGCACCCTTCCCATCTGTTGATGGCTCTCGGCGTGCGTCATACCCTGCTGCCCAAGGTACACCTGTTCATCGGCTATCTACTTTCTCTACGTTATCCGCCTCGCCCTCAGCCTCCAGTCTTTCTCGCGCATCGCCGTCTTCCCTCAGGTCTGACGCTGTCTCTGGTGATAGCATTAAGCAAGGCACGCCTGGTGCTTCCTCCAACAAGGAAGACAAACGACGAAAACGTTTGAGTTCCATCAAAGGCTTTGTTCGACGAATAAGCGATCAAGGCGGCCTGACAAGAAGCGCCAGTGGGCTCCTGAAGAGCCCAAAGCCTGAGCGTGGTAGTGGGCGAAACGTCGATGAGGGACTCGCCCCTGAAAGCAGTGAAGCTGGAGACGAACTTATCGATGAAAGGACTGCCCTCTTACAGGGCCGAGACCCTATACAGGGTGTTGCAActcctcctgctcctgctgGGGGGCAAGCGGCTGAGCAGGTTGAGCGAGCGGAACAGGCTCTGGCTCCTAATAGTACATCACAGCCCGCTTCCATCAAGACTCACAGCGGAAGCAGTTcgagaaaggaaaagaagaagaagaagaacaggCGTTGA
- a CDS encoding uncharacterized protein (Similar to TIGR gene model, INSD accession AAW45124.1) — MGGSPQITPLALIKRVWERIAPLQLAERSWDNVGPIIEAPYPNPSHCQVLLTIDLTPSVCAEALEHPSLSLIVSYHPPIFRGLKSLTLSDPLQASLLKLSAKGISVFAPHTSLDATPNGINTWLIKPFIPLSISHDPIIPSDHLESFEGAGMGRIAKLSEPLDTGRAIKMVKEHLSLDFIQLAQPQPDVRKPIKSVAVCAGSGGSVFKGVEADLLITGEMSHHEVLAYVASGTTVILTNHTNTERPYLSHVLQPWLQEELNKEAKAQGDEYGANGGKWEVLVSKADADPLRVV; from the exons ATGGGCGGATCTCCTCAGATTACTCCTCTGGCCCTCATCAAGCGCGTATGGGAGCGTATCGCACCTCTACAGCTTGCAGAAAGGAGTTGGGATAAT GTTGGACCTATCATCG AGGCCCCTTATCCCAACCCCTCCCATTGTCAAGTGCTTCTTACCATTGA CCTGACTCCCTCTGTCTGCGCCGAAGCCCTGGAACACCCATCATTATCCCTCATCGTCTCCTATCACCCTCCAATCTTCCGTGGACTCAAGTCTCTGACATTATCTGACCCTTTACAGGCTTCACTTCTCAAGCTGTCTGCAAAGGGTATCTCTGTCTTTGCCCCTCACACCAGTCTCGATGCGACGCCCAACGGTATCAATACCTG GTTGATCAAACCCTTCATCCccctttccatctcccaCGACCCAATCATCCCTTCAGATCATCTTGAATCCTTTGAAGGTGCTGGTATGGGACGTATCGCCAAACTCTCTGAGCCTTTGGACACTGGTCGAGCTATCAAGATGGTCAAAGAACACTTGAGTTTAGATTTCATCCAACTCGCTCAACCGCAGCCTGATGTGCGCAAACCTATCAAATCGGTTGCTGTCTGTGCGGGTTCGGGTGGGAGTGTGTTCAAGGGAGTGGAGGCGGATTTACTGATCACTGGGGAGATGTCACAT CATGAAGTTCTTGCCTACGTGGCTTCTGGAACCACTGTGATCCTCACCAACCATACAAACACCGAGCGCCCTTACCTCTCTCATGTTCTACAACCGTGGTTACAAGAAGAACTGAACAAGGAGGCTAAAGCTCAAGGCGACGAATATGGGGCGAATGGTGGTAAATGGGAGGTGCTAGTCAGCAAAGCTGATGCTGATCCCTTGAGAGTTGTTTGA